A segment of the Nerophis lumbriciformis linkage group LG08, RoL_Nlum_v2.1, whole genome shotgun sequence genome:
ggaaaataaaacactgtacttttaatcaagtgattctttggcgtaccactcgatGGAGCCCGTGTGACTTGTAGTACTCTAACCACAGTTTGAGAGTCCTTGATTCAGATGATTAAAACGAACAGCTAACAATATTAACAAACAAATCAGCTAATGTCAGAAAGTGTGAAAAAGTGTCCCAATTTGAATATCCTCCTCAGAATTAGCGtcccctgcagtggacatttatttttggtgtacttattttgtcagttacatattttcagaaaaaatatgtccctgttatgcaaaactaaAACTTACCCTGCAGAGGATGATGGTCCTCAGGAGGATATTGTAAACCAAAGGtgttgaaaatatggcccacattTAGTTTATCAGCCTGTTCTGAAAATTAACTGAGTTCTATATTAATGAGGTAAATGGAATATAACACTACTAACAActataacacaaaagctgagataACAatgcaatgcttttttttttacaaatagcgTAGAATGAATACTGATGTACTTTGAattgttttttatcatctttagtgTAATAAATATGTTAAAGTGGCAACAGCATTCTTTCATTTTTTACTATTCGGCCCACCGTGGGAAAAGTtgtgacacccctgttgtaaacTCCTGGTGTGCACTTTAATCAGTCGGAATGCAattcttacaacaactcacgattcaattacggtttttggggtgacgattcgattcaaagcCGATTTTCGATTCAACACAAATCGGGCAAAATATAATTTGGTCTAAAAATGATACTAAACCTTtttaaaaacaggttacaggttacaatcGCTTCTCTTGGTTGCTGACATATAAGCGCAGcctgaaaaacattattttaaaattagtcctaaaaaaattgtaaataagaaaatatgtatgtatctacagtatgtatgtgtttataataaataaataaaaaagaataataaaaaaattatatatatatacacacacacacacacaaatgtgtgtgtatatatgtttatattatttgctTGTTTTGTGTATTTTCTTTTAAGTACCAATGCTGTAATAAATATTTGGTATAAACATAATTATTCATTCTGATTCTAAactgattcataattttcaaggaTTAATTTAAGAGAACGAATGCatgtatatttgtttattttattttaagaatCAATGCTGATAAAAGCTGTGATTtctatttatttagatttttttttttaaataaatatgtatttttattttcttaaaatcaATCAATgccaaaaaacatttgttttctttattttgattctaaattgattcagaaTTTTCAAGACTcgatttatgaaaaataaatacaaattatgtttttaatCAACTCTTAAAAACGTATGAATCAATTCACAATCGCAATAAATGAGAATTTACATTTTTTTCGGCACCCTTACTAATCAGGAAATTAACTTTAATAGTTCCTGAACCTTTAATTGGTCTTTTAGCCTGAAATGAACTGTTGAAATCAAATGAAATTTATGTTCTGTTCATTTTGTAAATAGCAGACAGCCTCTCGCTAGGCTTCATGTCCAATCCCTGCTGCAAGTGTTTACCTCACCTATAGCACATTCCTTCCTATTTACCCTCAGCTCAGCCCAGAGGAAGAAGAGAAAAGGAGGGTGAGGCGTGAGAGGAACAAGTTGGCCGCCGCCAAGTGTCGCAACCGAAGGCGCGAGCTAACTGAGCTGTTGCAAGGGGTGAGTGGAATCTAAGGTTCTTTACATATGCAGCGTTTTGACGACTGAGTTCAGATGAGACTTCATAATGTTGTTTATGATGATAAAAGCGGGAATGGTTTTATGCGTGTGTGTACTCCACACCTGAAGATACTCGCTGGCAATACAGGTTTGACCCTAACCAAGACTGCATGAAAACACGACATGTGATGAGAGCTTAGTGCTGAAATTAGCCCAATTTTTGCTGGTCTCAAGCTTGTCAGGACCTCCAAAACTCTGGAATGGACTATACAGAATGCTGCTAGCTTGCTGCATCAACGCACTGTttcttttttgtgtgtaaaagcagCTATTTTGCTTGTCCTCTAATCTGGAATGCTGCACGTTGCTCACACAACAGAAGGGCCTTCCGCCTGCACTAGGAAAAATACACGGCCATTTTTGGAATTCCAAATAAGGACATGCCATGTCCTAGCAACACACCTCCCTAGAAACAACTTCCTCATACCTTTGCCCATGAGTCAAAGTTCTCAGACAGCACGTCATCTTATCTGCCGGTCTGCCTCGCACCGGTGACATATTAATCATACAATTGTGTGCATTATGCTCTCTCTCGCTCTGTCTCGCACACACACTTATTCGGCACTCAAGATTAAGTACGATTTTATGAAAGTACTAATGGGAGTACTAATCACTGGTGCTACGTTTGGGTAACACTGCCCTCTTTTGGCAGTACTGTGTAACTACATCAGTGAAACAATGCTAGATGCTACATTTTCTTGTACTTCTTATCTAATAATGTGTCAATCTTCCTAATAAAATATAAGCATCtgtgtcaggtgtgtgtgtgtgtgtgtgtgtgtatgtataaagcTGTACAATTCTCTACTGATCCAAATGCGGATTGTTTGACATTGTTGCTATGCTATTGTATGCATGATAAGAAGTATTTTGTAATGTCTGATTAAGCAAAACATTTTAAAGATGTATTTTGATCAGCTTCTAATTGTTGTTTTATGTCATCTTAAATTACATGTCGAGTGAGGGAATACATTTCCACCTGGGGTATTTTTTTGCTTCACCTGTTGTATCCTGTTGGTCATTTGAATAtacataaattgtttttttttaaaatttgtttacatatattttcacctgaattaatttaaaaatagcaCGGTGGagaaaggggttagtgcatgtgcctcacaatacaaaggtcctggattcgatccccgggctcggggtcttttcgtgtggagtttgcatgtactccccgggactgcgtgggttccctccgggtactccgacttcctcctacctccaaagacatgcacctggggataggttgattggcaacactaaattggccctagtgtgtgaatgtaagtgtgaatgttgtctatctgtgttggccctgcaatgaggtggcgacttgtccagggtgtacgctgctcCAGCCCAccacgcgaccctgaaagggacaagcggtagaaaatggatggataatttagaaaatggatggatggatatattgcattcaattatattttatttacacatttagatttaacaattgtgtgcaattattatttacaatacaTAACATTTTatgtttattctattttatttctatatgtatttgtattattaatgtaGAAAAATGTTAATGaagtgattttattttattaaaattttcTCAACCCCAATGCAGATGGACTCAAGCTGTGAAAAAAAATACTCTATCCATTTTTTATCTAGATTTGCACTcaaatgtaatataatattttatattgacatgtttttcttttaaatttgtttaaaatgtgtgtgtgatttttttttaaattgtactttTCCATATGTACTTGTAATAGGAGGAATCAAAATTAAaattattgtgtattttatatattcgtgtctgcatatataaataaagttgacagttgagatgtgtgtgtgagtgtgtgtgtgtgtgtgtgtatatatatatatatatatatatatatatatatatatatatatatatatatatatgtatgtgtgggaaaaatcacaagactatttcatctctacaggcctgtttcatgagggggggttccctcaatcatcaggagattttaatgggagcattcacataccatggattatatagggcacagagtgggtgggtacaggctggtgtaggggcgtggtgattggctcatgtgttacctaggaggtgtttccgtctgtggcggcatgctgttacaatttcgctgcgcttgttgagggatgacaggtctggacggtaaataataaacagtttttctttcaagcataggttgcatcttttattaccactattgtaaggtgtgctggatgcaagaatttgccatgttattgaatattcaacattattgtctttgaggtcccaaatgtgtttgctgagttctgtggtattccgcaggttttggttcctgaaagaagccttgtgattgttccatctggttttgaactctccttcagttaatcctacatatgtgtcggatgtgttaatgtccttgcgtgttactttagattggtagacaactgatgtttgtaagcaccccccgttgagagggaaatcaggtttctttcgacagttgcaacctttgttggttttggagtcgctctgtccgggggccgacggctcatatatatatatatatatatatatatatatatatatatataaatatatacacataatataatgtgtgtgtgtgtatatacacacacatgtactgtgtatgtatatatatatatatatatatatatatatatgtatatatgtatatatatactgtttatatgtatgtatatatatatatatatacacacacatatatatgcatttatatatatatatacacacatactctttatatgtatatatgtatgtatatatatatacacacacacatgtatatgtatttatacatatatgtatacacatgtatatgtatgtgtgtgtatatatatatatatatatatatatgtatatgtatatatatatacacacacacatatatatgcatttatatatatatatacacacatactctttatatgtatatatgtatgtatatatatatatatatatacacacacacgtatatgtatttatacatatatgtatacacatgtatatgtatgtgtgtgtgtgtgtgtatatatatatatatatgtatatgtatatatatatacacacacacatatatatgcatttatatatatatatacacacatactctttatatgtatatatgtatgtatatatatatatatatatacacacacacgtatatgtatttatacatatatgtatacacatgtatatgtatgtgtgtgtgtgtgtgtatatatatatatatatatatatatatatacacacacacatataaatatatatactctttatatgcatatatatttgtgtatgagtgtgtgtgtgtatatatatatatatatatatgtataatttattaAAAAGTTTTATGTAATCAttatttacaatatatacattttttattgtattgaATATTTCTTTTAAACACCACAAATCAAGAATACTCATCTACGCAATTCAAAGAACAGAAATAACATTTCCAATACAATATTGTCATTTATTTAAAGGTAATATTAAAAGAAAATGAATAAACAAACCTATTGTGTGTCCGAAAAAGAGCGGGAAAAAGCTCTTTTCGGACCAAACTTTAAAACAAAAGCATCCACAGCTCTGTGGGGGCTGTTgctagaaaaaaaagaaaaactcactgtctttttttttttttttttgtgatcagGAGACTGAGAAACTGGAAGAGGAGAAAGCAGACTTGCAGAAAGAGATCGAATGCCTCCAGAAGGAGAAAGACAAGCTGGAGTTCATGCTGGTGGCCCACAATCCCGTGTGCAAGCTGCCCACTGAGGACCGCCATCAACCTCCAGCACACCAGCAGCAGTGCGGGCCCCTGCCCCTAACCATGCGCCCCAACATGCTCCCCAGGGCACACATGAACCATGTGGTGGTGAAGCAGGAACCGGACGACATGGAAGCTCAGGTCGGCAAGCCCCAGCATTCCGTCATCAAGCCCATCTGCCTGGGCGGGGGTTGCATCAGCGGCGGGATGTACTGCGCTGACGGAGACAGCCTCAACACGCCGGTGGTGGCGGCGTCAACGCCGGCCGCCATGCCCAACCCCCCGAACCTGATCTTCACCTACCCCAGCATGCTGGAGCCCGACAGCCCCTCGCCCTCCTCAGAGTCCTGCTCCAAAGCGCACcggcgcagcagcagcagcggcgaCCAGTCGTCAGACTCCCTCAACTCGCCCACACTCC
Coding sequences within it:
- the fosl2 gene encoding fos-related antigen 2, giving the protein MYQDYCGNYDTSSRGSSTSPAQPESFTSGSSTIGSPVSTSAYQKYRGDMPGSNSAFIPTINAITTSQDLQWMVQPTVITSMSNPYSRSHPYSHHLTNGQGLLGHNPMARPGVIRSIGDARGRRKRDEQLSPEEEEKRRVRRERNKLAAAKCRNRRRELTELLQGETEKLEEEKADLQKEIECLQKEKDKLEFMLVAHNPVCKLPTEDRHQPPAHQQQCGPLPLTMRPNMLPRAHMNHVVVKQEPDDMEAQVGKPQHSVIKPICLGGGCISGGMYCADGDSLNTPVVAASTPAAMPNPPNLIFTYPSMLEPDSPSPSSESCSKAHRRSSSSGDQSSDSLNSPTLLAL